Part of the Sulfobacillus acidophilus DSM 10332 genome, CCGTTATTGTATAGCAGCACCTATTTAGCGGCGTTTTGGAATCCTTATGGCCAGGTGGACCGGATACCGGTGGCGGTCGTCAACCAAGATCAGGGCTCCTTAGGACGCCTATTGGTCCGACATCTGCCGAGCGGTTGGCGGATCGAGAAGACGTCCTGGGCGCAGGCGATGACGGCGTTAACCGATGGACATGTGGGGTTAGTGATGCGGATTGGCCCTCATTTTACCGAAGGGATTGTCCATCGGCAGGATCCTTCCTTGATATTTTTCACCAATCCCCGCACCAATTATTTGACGGCGTTGGTCATGGAGCGGGAGGCGACCGCGATTGCCGGGGCTTTTCAGCATCAGGTGGCGGTTAACGTGCTGCATTCGATCATGCAAAGCACGGGTCGACTACAATCGGCAAGCGAGCAAGCGGCAAAGGGTGCAATGGCGTTAGCGGAGGCGGCGCATGGGATCGCCCGTCGTACCGACCCGTGGGTTTCCGCAAGTCGCGCGTTGGCGGTTGGCGCTGACGTTCTAGCGAATCAGACGTGTCTCTGGCAAGCCCAAGAACGGTTGTGGGGAACGTCTTTCGGGGATTGGCAGCAAGCGTACCAGGCATGGACCGGTCAGCTTTTACCGTTGGACGGGGGGGCGGCCAATCTCGTTCATCAACTGGATCAAGTGGCCGAACAAACGGTCCCGTTAGCCACCACGAGTGATCAATTGGCAGGAACCGCCGGCCAAGCCGCCCAATCGGCATCCCTAGCCCTGTCGCAAACCCAAGCACTGACTCGGATCGTGGCCGAAAATCATCAGCTCGTCGCCAACCTCACGGCGTCGGTCGGGAGCGGCCAGGTCAATGCTCCGACCGTGGAGGCGCTCTTGGCTCAATTGACCAGCTCCGACCTGGCATTAGAGACTGCGGTTGGCCAACTCGCGTCAACCCAAAGTCAGTGGGCGACGGCGACGCGTCAGATCGCCACCGATTCCCAGGTGTTGAGACAAAACGGCACCTCCGTCAGTCAAGGGGTGAGTGCGGTCACGACGGCCCTCAAGACCTGGCAAGGGCAATTGACGGATTGGCAAAGCGGTGGACAAATACTCAGCCGTCAATCCGCCCGCCTTTTCAAGGGGAGCGCCGAGTTGTCGGAAGCGGCGGGGGGATTGGCCCGGGGAGCCGATAGCTGGGCTCGACAGGTACGTTCGTGGTCCGTAGACGGATCTCAATTGATGGCGGGATTGACCCGATGGCAAGGACAGGCTCAACAATGGTCCGGTGCGGTGGCGCACTTTCCCGAGGCGTTGTCGCACCTATCCCTCACGTTGCCCCAGTTGACGGGCCCGTTTCGGGTGCGCCTAGTGTCGATCGCGAGCCGGGAAACCTACGGCAGCGGATTGGCCCCTTATTTTATCGGCCTTTCGCTTTGGGTAGGGGCTGTCGTAGCCACGGTGCTCATTCCCGGCGGATCCAAGGCCAAGGCGGGTTTGGTCCGACGCCTTTATTGGAGTGCGGGATTGTCCTTGGCGCAAGCGGCACTCTTGGTTCTGGGGTTGGAGGCATTGTTGCCGTTTCATCCGGTTCATCCCTGGGCCTTTTTGGCCGCGATGGGCGGGATTACCTTGGCGTGGTGGATCTTGGTGCGCGGTTTGGTGGAACATTTGGGCGATGCCGGTCGGATTGCCGCAATTGCCCTATTGGTTTTACAGTTGGCCGCCTCGAGCGGTACGTACCCCGTGCGCCTATCGCCAGGGTTCTTTCAAGTCATTCATCCCTGGTTGCCCATGACCTGGGCCATTCATTGGTTGCGGTATGCGATTAGCGGAGCCGCCCCGACCACGGTCGGTTCCAATGTTATTCGATTGGCCCTTTTGAGCGGTTTGAGCGGGGCTTTCATCCGATGGCTTCCGTGGCAGTGGCGGTTTGAAGCGCCGGTTCTGACGGGGTCATCGGCGGCCGCCGGTGAAAAAGGCCTTCCCCCGTCCGAGGTACAAAGTTTGTAAAACCGTGATCCCGATCACCATGTTGCCCGGCGGTCCGTGCATACTGAGAGCGAACAGGAGGGATCGTCATGGCGGATCGCCCGGACGTCGGCAACATTTCCTACAAGCCCAGTGTCAATATTGCTCAAGCACCGAAGATTGTCGGTCCGATGCTGTTTTTTGTCACCGGTTGGGTCATTTTGGCTTGGGAGGCCGGATTGTTGGCGGCTTTACGGGGGGATGTGGCGCGAGGGGCCTGGGGTAGCCCGGCAGTCATCGGACTCGTGCATGGCTTTACGCTGGGATTTTTGACGATGACCATGATCGGGGTACTGACCCAATGGGTGCCGGTCGTGTTTGATGTGCCGCCGATTCCCTTGTCCCGGATCTATTGGGTATGGGCCGTCTATACGACCGGCGTCATCCTTTTCGTGACCGGCTTTCTCTGGCCGTTTCCGATAGCCCTGGCATCGGGGGGGATTTTGGTAGCGACCGCGATAACCGTCATGACCGTTTTCGTGGGCGGACAATTGCGGCGCTCTAAGCGGCCTGGGGATAGTATGCGCGGGGCTTTGGCGGTCAGCTTGGTCAGTCTGAACCTGGCCTGGATTCTGGGCCTGGGGATGGCTTTGGCCTGGGTGGGATGGTGGCCTTGGCCGCACTTTTTGACATGGCACCTGGTCACGGTATTAGTGGGGTGGGTCGGGTTGACCTTGCTGGCCGTGCAAATGAAATTGGTGCCGATGTTTGCCATGGGCAAGATGGAGCGGGTATATCCGGCCGTGCCGGTTGTCTTGGCCTTTCTGGGGATCGGGGTCGGCTGGAGTTGGCCGTGGACCGGAACCGTCGGGCGGGAGTGGTCGGCCGCACTTTGGGGGGCATCCGGGTTAACCGCCGTAATCCAAGTGCTTTGGGTGATACGAACCGGGAAAAGTCCGAGCCGGGATCCCGTCTTTTGGGGCGTCTTCGTCGGATGGCTCGAATGGTTGTTGGCCGCTTACTGGGTTACGGCTCATCCCGTCTGGTCCGTCTTTCTCATGCTTTGGGGCGCATTCACCTTTGTCGCCACCTATCAATCCCGAATTTTGCCGTTTATCATCGCGTTAGCGATCGCCCGCAAGCTTCCGGGGCCGCCAGCCAAAGCGTTTTTTATGGCGCAAAGCTTTAATCCCCGGCGCAGTCTTTCGGTTTTAGCCGGGGCCAGTCTATTGGGCGCTTTGGCCATTCTCGACGGGTTACGGTATCATCGGGCCGAAGGGTTTTTCATCGCGGCCGGGGTGTTGGGGATGATGTTGATCGGGCACATCGGTCAATTGGCCCTGGGAATCCGGCGGGGACGCCGGGATCGGCGTGCGGTGCCAAAAGCATAATCCGCCTGGCGGGGACCAGGCGGATTCCGGAGAGACGGCTTTCGTTTTTTAACGCAGGCTATTTTGTAACATCGGCCAAACCCCCGAGTCTTCTTCCCCTAAGTCCCACAAAGCCACGCCGCCTAAGTGGTTTTGAGAGACCAAAGCCACTTTAAATGCTTCGCTATAGCTGTCCTCAAACCATACGGTGTGGGTTACGCCGTCGGCAGTGTAGGTGATAGTGGGTTCGTCGGTTGTTCCCCCGACCCAACGGTATCCATATTGGTTCACTAGCGCCAAGGCTTGGTTGTCGCTGATTTCGGCGTTGCCTGCGGATGACCAGTCATAGCCGTAACCCGCCAAACCCACTAAAATTTTAGAGGATGGGATTGTGGCCTCGGCGTATTGAACGATGGCCGAAACCCAATTCATGGGGGCGACAGGTCCTGGAGACCCGGTATTGTCATGGTCGTCATACGTCATCAAATCGACATAATCCGCCGCCGCGCCCAAGGTGCGATAGTCATAGACGTGATAGCCGTTGGCATCGCTGGTGCGAGGGCCGACCGAGACAATCAATTTCTTTCCGGCTTGATGGAGACCGGCGGCCAAATCGGTGACAAATGCGTTGAGCCCCGATTCATCCGCATTGTTCAACGACTCAAAGTCGATATTCAATCCGTCATATCCTTGGGTCGTGGTGAGGTTAATCAACGTTTGCACATCTTGTTGCATGATGGACGAATTCGTCAGCATCGTATCATTGCCGTACCCGTTAATGACCATCGGGTAGACCCCAATCTGGTGATCATGGCACCAGGTGGTAACCGTCGATTCATTTTGCCCGAGATTATGCAAGGATCCGTCCGGTCGGATGGAATACCAAAAGGGGGCGATAGCGGTAATTTGACTGGCGTGGGCAATCAAATCTTGCTGGGCCGCGCTGCTCGGAACGTAATAACCTAAGACCATCGGCGAAGCCGGAGAAGCGCTGGCGGCCGGAACGGTCGACGAGGAAGGCGTGCCGGTGTTGGCCGGCGGCGATGAGGGCGAGGAGGCCGGCGGCTTAGGATTTAATGCCGCTTGGATCGCCTGAACGGTTGCCGGGGTCGCCATGCCGGTGACCCCAAGTCCTTGATGGGCTTGAAAAGCGCGAACGGCAACCACGGTCGCATCGTTAAACACGCCGTCGGCGGCCCCGGCGTAATATCCGAGCCGACCGAGGTCTTGTTGGAGCGTGACGACGCTTTGGCCCGCATCCAAAAACCGCAGCGTCTGATTGCCAAGGGGTCCCGTTACGGGAATAAATGCGGTGCGTAGGGAATGGGCCAAACTCTGATCGGTCAACGGCCCCACAATCCCGTCCACGACTAGCTGATGATTTCGTTGATAGGCTTTAACGGCGGATTCGGTGGTGAGAGAAAAGGTTCCGGTGATTCCGCCGGGATGATAGCCCAAATCTTGTAATTCCTGTTGCAAAACGGACACGGAAGGCCCGTGACTTCCCCGGGCTAGTAGGGAGACGGCCCAGGTGTTGGGGGCTAATAACCAGGCCGGTAAAAGGGCGAGCGTGATCGCGAAGAGCCCGCGTCGAGGAACTGATGGCATAGAGATGAAACCCTTTCCTGTTATTGCCTCCGGAGTTAGCTTACGGGTTAGGCAACAGGAAAATTGCCCGGTCTTTGACCTTCACCCCCAATGAGGATCCTCCGTATTTCCGAGCATCGGAAAATTCGGCGTGGGTTGGACACCCTTATGATAAGGAGATGGGGGTTTTGTGTCAGATGGGGTATGGGGCGCCCAGCCGCCGGCGATGACAAATTTCCCCGATATCCCCTCTTTTTTACCCATCCGGGAAATCTTTTGGGCTATTGGAAATTCTTTCGCGGTCAGGATTCTTTGGCATTTTAGATTCTCGTTATCGTCGAATCGTCGGCTATTGTCGGGTCATGGAGATGCGATCGGTCAAGTCGAGCATGGGCCGTTGTCGTAGGGCGGAATATTGCCGGGAAATATGACCTGTTCGAATAAGGCCGGCTTCTCTCTCAAAACGGGTGATAAACTTAAGATTTTTTCCGGCTCTGCGTCGCGCTTTATGACAAAAGATTGCAGAAAACTCGTTGAGGATCGATAATAGAAATCAGTTCAAGAATATCACGTCTTTGCCGGGATGAGACAAGGAGAACCTGGCAACGCTGCCGCGTTGCGAGGTTTTTTCTTTTGGGAGGGGTAACCATGGTGGTGGTCATTGGAGCCGGTGCCACCGGATTAGGGGTTGCCTGGGATTTGACGTTACGGGGGATCCCGGTCACTGTGATTGACCAAGGCGACATCGGCCATGGCACGTCCGGGCGCTTTCATGGTCTTTTACACAGTGGGGGTCGTTACGTCGTGACGGATCCTCCGGCGGCACGCGACTGTTATGAAGAGAGCCGGATTCTGACACGCATTTTCCCGGGGGCGGTCATACCCACCGGGGGCGTGTTTGTAGCCGTGCAGAATGAGGATCTCGCGTTTCAAGAGCTGTGGCTCAAAGGCTGCCAAAGGGCGTCCATTCCGGTCCGGGAACTGTCGCCGGCGGCCCTACGGCAGAAAATCCCCGATTTGACGTCCGCCGTACAATCCGCCTTTCAGGTGCCGGACGGGGTATTGGAAGGCTTTACGGTGCTGTTTCGATTGGCACGCCATATTGAGGCGGCGGGAGGCCAAATTTGGCGGCAAACACGGGTTGAGGCGATTCGCATGGTCAATGGACGGGTCAGTGGGGTGGTAATCCGCACCCGGCAGGATGACCGGCGGGATATCGCCTGTCAAGCGGTGGTCAATGCCGCCGGACCTTGGGCGGGAGACATTTCTCGGTTATTGAAGGATCCGCTGAGGATGAATTTGGCGGCCGGTATGATGATCATTTTTGCCCATCGGCGCGTACCGTTGGTGGTTAATCGACTGCGCCATCCCGGCGACGGGGATATTTTGGTGCCGCATGGGCGTACGGTCATTTGGGGGACAACCGATGTGCCGCAAGAACGTCCGGATCCGCCCCGACCGACTCGGGAGGAGGCACGGCGTCTCATCCACCTCGGCGAGGCATTGTTCCCCGAGATGGGCCAATGGCGCGTATTACGGGCCTTTACGGGAGTACGGCCGCTGTACCACCCGGGGGCGGTGGGGGATGCTCGCGAAATTTCGCGCGATTTTACCGTGATTGATCATTTGGCTCAGGGGGGACCGGAAGGGGCCTTTTCCGTAGTCGGCGGCAAATGGACCACTTTTCGGTTGATGGCGGAACGGGTCGCTGATCAGGTGGCACGGTATCTGTCCGTGGACCAAAAGTCTCGCACCCGGGATGTGGTTCTCCGGCCGACGGAAGATCATCAAGCCCGGTCGGCCGGTCCTCTGGTGTGCGAATGCGAGGGCGTATCGGTAAGCGCCTGGGGCGACGGCGCGGCACCGCTTGATCACCGTCGACTCCGGTCGTGGTTTGGTATGGGGCCTTGTCAAGGCACGTTGTGTGCCCATCGGGCGACCGGACTGAGAGCTCGGGAGGTCGAACCCCATCAAGCATTGGCCGAGTTACGGGCTTTTCGGGAGGAGCGGATGGCCGGGATGCGGCCTGTCGACTGGGGCGATAACGCACGACAATATGCGTTGTTAGAGGCCGTTCGGCAACAGACCTATGCCGAGATGGAGGAAGCGGACGATGCGTAAGGCGGTCGTCGTGGGATGGGGGCCGGCCGGGTACTTGACAGCCCTTCTCTTGGCGGAATCGGGAGTGCAGGTGACATTGGTCGGAGATGCCGTCGGCTCCTGGCCGCTTTGGGGAGGAGCCTGGGATTTTCGCAACCGGGACGATCAAGGTCGCTGGGTTGTACGCCCCCAGGTCGCTTGGCAAGGGGTTGGGGCCCAGCATCCTTTTGCCCGTTGGACTCCCACCGTATGGGAACGCGCCTGGACTGTCTTTCATGATGTGATGATGCGCTGGTCGATACCGTTTGAGGGGGGAGGCGACAAAAATCATTGGACCCTGACGGCGTTAGGGCGGCCTAAACGCTGCTATTGGGTACCCGCTTGGCAATGGATAACGGATGAATGGACTCCTTTGACGGTTGTTCGGTTACCGGAGTTCCTGGATTTTCCGGTGGAATTATGGTCCGAAACGTACACCCGGCAAACAGGGCAACCTCTTGACATACGGGAATTGCCCAAACCTCCGGGATGGCGAGCCGATTGGACTAGCCTCCGTTGGGCCCGATTTTTCGATCAACCGGACGGCCAAGGGTGGTTAGAAGAGACCATGAGTCGGCTCGGCCCTTGGCGGTATCCGGCGGTCTTTCCTGGAGTGCTCGGGCGGGATGACACCATGTCGCTGATTCGTCGACTGGAACGCGTCACCGGTCAACCGGTGCGGGAGATTCCCTTGGGTCCGCCCGCACTGGGGGGGATTCGTATCGAGCGGAAATTGAAAACCGGCCTTTCGGCGCGAGGGGTTATCTCGATCAGTGGCCGAGTCGTCGCCTATTCCCCCGCCGGAGCCGTGACGTTGGCCGATGGCCGGGTCCTTCACGGTGAGGGCGTCGTTTGGGCTACCGGCGGTATTTTAGGCGGGGGGATCACGGTTCAGGTGGATGGCCAATTGCTCGATTCCGCCACGGGCGAGGTACTAACAGAGGCAGGCCGGCGGCGGTGGGGGCCATATGAACGGGTGGCAGGTCGACAGTTGGCCGGTTGTAATCCCGACCGCCATGGGGATGGCGGGGCGGTGACCTGGGCATCCGCTCTTTGGACGGCGGCAAGTTTCGTGAGTAAGGAGGAGGCTTATGTGGCCCCATTTGGCCTATGATGCGTGCCTGAAATGTCAAATCTGCCTATCGGCCTGTCCGGTCTATTGGGTCGAGGACGACTTTCCTGGGCCGAAAGCCGCCGGACCCGATTGGTACCGCCGGGCAGAAGCCGGCGACGATACCCCGTTGCCGCATGTCGATGATTGTACTTTTTGTCAGTTATGTGAGGAGGCGTGTCCGGCCGACGTGCCGATTGCCCATTTAATTGCCGAACATAAGGCACGCCTATCCAAATCCGGCCGGATGCGCATGCGGGATTTTATCTTGAAGCGGCCCCACTGGGTGGCGCGTTATCCTCGGTTGGGCCACATACGGGGGGCTGTGGCCGAGTGGATGGGACTTTCTCGTCAGAGCCGACGTCCCCGTATCTATCGCCAACGGACGGCTACGCGTTCGACGGTTCGGCCTCCGGTACAAGGGCGGGTGGGACTCTTTATCGATTGTTTCAATCGGGGGTATGATGAAGTCGTCATTGCGCGAGCCGAGGCTCTGCTGAATCTGTGGGGATATGAGGTAATCCGCTTACCTGCCGAATTCCGGTGCTGTGGGGCCGCCGCCTATGCCGGCGGAGATTCGGCCTTAGCCCGACGATTGGGCCACGAGACGGCCCTGGCTATCGAATCCGTAGTTCGCCGGGAGAAGCCGAGTGTCTTGGTCACCTTAAATGCGACCTGTGACGGGACATTGCGGGACGAATGGCCGACCTATTACGGCTTGTCGATATCACTTCCGGTCATCCCGTTTGAAGAGTTCGCTTGGGAAAAGGCGCCGCAAGAATTTTGGGCGGTGCTGCGACGGGCCGCTCCCGAAACGAGTCTGACCCATACCACCTGTCGGGGACAGGTGGCACGCGGGAACGGTTTGTTGTCCGCTTTAGCCAAACGCGCCGGATGGGAGGCGGTTCATTTACCCATAAGCTGTTGCGGAGCCGCCGGGAGTTATGCATTTAAAGCGGAACATGACGCTACGGCCCATCGGTTGGCCGAGGCGGCTCTTCCCGCGGTCTCCCGGGACCCGTCGTTTTTAATGGTAGACAGTGGCACCTGTGCCGTACATTTGCAACAGGTCCTGGGAATCGTCGCGCGGCACCCCGCGTACTGGCTTTACGAACGCTATCAAGAAGGGATGAAAGAGAATGACGGAACCCCGAAGGCGCTCAATGCCGACCATCATTCCGGCGCTCCGTCGGCTTGAGGATATTCCCCGCTTACCGCCGGGTGACGGGTTACGGTGGGTATTTATGTTAGGGGGGACATTGTCTACCGTTCCAGAGGCGGTTCGCACGCTTCATCAACGGGGGTGGCGCGTCTTTGTGCATGTCGACATGTTACGAGGCCTTACGGCCGATGGCGAAGGGCTTAAGTTTCTTCAGCAGGTGATTCGCCCGGAGGGCATTATCACCACCCATTCGCAGACGGTCACGCAGGCCAAAAAGGTAGGCCTTTTTACCATACAGCGGATATTTTTGTTGGATAGTCAATCGGTGGCGACCGGCGTTGCCCAGGTGCGGGCAGCCGCCCCCGATGCCGTCGAGACACTCCCGGGTATCTTGCCCGGTATCACCCGGGACATTTGCCGCCAGGTGACGTGTCCAGTCATTGCGGCCGGGCTGATCCAAAATCCGGAACAGGTCGAGAACATGCTGGCCGTCGGAGCGGCCAGTATTTCCACGAGTACGCCGACCCTATGGCATTGGCAGAGAGGGGGATAAAAAGGATTGACGCGCGAATATGAGGTACAAGACAAGATTGGGCTTCATGCCCGGCCGGCTGCCCAGTGGGTGAAAGCGGTGGCCCGCGTTAAGGGCCCAGTAACCATTCGCTCGGGTGAGACCGTAATCGACGGAAAAAGTATTTTACAGGTCATGGCATTAGGAATGCGGCCGGGGGCTGTCCTGACGGTTACCTTTCCGGATGATCTGACGGCGGATATGCTGCAGGAGATCGACGATGCCGTCAAAGACTTTCTGGTACCCAAAATTTTTTAAATTATCCCGGAAATATGGGAGGATTTTCAAATCCCAATCGCGAAATAGTGGGTTAGAACAAAGGCGGGAGAACACGGAGAACCGATGCCTTAGTGCATGGGATCTCTGTGTTCTCTTTTTTTGGGCATGTGAGAGATTAACCAAGGATAAGGGGGAAGCGGCATGGCAACCCGAGCGGGAAAGACCGGGTGGCGCGCCACAACGTGGGGCGAGTTGTTGTCGGAATTTTTAGGTACAATGGTGTTGCTGGCTTTTGGGGATGGGGTGGTTGCGGTGGCCGTGGTCGGGCTGACCATGTCGGGCCGCACATTGGTGATTTTTCAAGGGGCCGGGGGATGGCTTCTCATTACCTGGGGATGGGCGATGGCCGTGGTCATGGGCGTTTATGTGGCCGGCGGGGTGTCCGGCGCCCATCTAAACCCGGCGGTGACCTTGGCTTTGGCGCTAAAGAAGGATTTTCCTTGGCGTAAGGTGCTCCCGTATTGGGGGGCTCAACTGGCGGGGGCGTTTGTGGGCGCTGCGATTGTCTATGTGGATTATTTTCATGCCATCAACGCCTGGAATTTGGCCCACCATGTCATGTCACGTGCGTCGGCGGGCGGATTGACGACGTTTAGCATATTTGCCACCTTTCCGGCGGCCTATTTTCATGGGCAGATGATATGGGCGTTAGTCGATCAGATTATCGGAACCTTCTTTTTGGTGCTGTTTGTTCTGGCGATTGGCGATTCGCGTAATCTGGGAGTGCAATCCAATCTCGGGCCTTTTATCGTCGGCATGGCTGTGGCCGCCATCGGTATGTCCTATGGGGTTGACGCGGGCTATGCGATTAATCCCGCCCGTGATTTAGGGCCCCGCATTTTTGCGTATTTGGCGGGTTGGGGAGCCAATGCCTTTCCGGGGCCCAGTGGGTATTTTTGGGTGCCCATTGTCGGGCCCTTGATTGGGGGAGGGGTAGCCCCGTTCATTTACCGGTGGTTTATCGGACGGACGTTAGAAGAGCGGCAACCGGCCGTGGTCTCCGAGACCACGACAAAAAGCCAAGCCCAGTAGGGAAAGGAGATGTCCCGGATGAGTGGTCGATATATTTTGGCCTTAGATCAGGGAACCACGAGTTCTCGTGCCATTTTATTCAATCAGCAGGCGTTGCCGGTGGCCATTGGGCAACGGGAGTTTCGTCAAATCTATCCGGAACCCGGCTGGGTGGAACATGATCCGGAAGAAATTTGGGCGTCGCAATGGGAAGCCATTGAAGAGTGTCTCCAAAAGGCAGAAGCAACGCCGGACGACATTTTGGCCATCGGGATTACCAACCAGCGTGAGACGACGATTCTCTGGGATCACGCCACCGGCCGGCCGGTATACAACGCCATTGTTTGGCAATGTCGGCGCACGGCGGATTTCGCTGCATCCTTACGGGACCGCGGTTTAAGCCCCATGGTTCAAGAGAAAACCGGGCTTGTAATCGACGCGTACTTTTCCGGCACCAAAGTGGCTTGGCTATTGGATCATGTGCCGGGCCTGCGGGAGCGGGCCGAGGCCGGTGAGATTAAATTCGGGACGGTTGACAGTTGGCTTATCTACAAATTGACGGGGGGAGCACGGCACGTCACCGATTATTCCAATGCCTCGCGGACACTGATGTTTAACATTCACGACTTGGCCTGGGACCTGGAACTCCTGTCATTATTGAATATTCCGGCCGCCGTGTGCCCCGAGGTGGTGGATTCCTCCGGTATTGTCGGGTACACCGATCCCCGGTGGTTTGGACGGCCGATTCCGATTGCTGGCATTGCCGGGGATCAGCAGGCCGCGTTATTCGGGCAAGGGTGTTATGACCCGGGAATGGCCAAGAACACGTACGGGACCGGATCGTTCATGCTGATGAACACAGGCACCGAGCCGGTGACGTCCCGGCATGGGCTGGTGACGACCATTGCCTGGAGCATTAACGGAACGGTCTCCTATGCCTTGGAGGGCTCGATCTTTGTCACCGGAGCCGTGGTCCAATGGCTGCGGGACGAATTGGGGGTGATTCAAGACGCGGCGGAAACCGAGGCTTTGGCCGCATCCGTGCCCGACACCGGCGATGTCTACTTTGTTCCGGCTTTTGTCGGATTGGGCGCACCCATCTGGGACAGTTATGCTCGAGGGTTGATTATCGGCCTGACCCGCGGGACAAAAAAAGCGCATCTGGTTCGGGCGGCACTGGAGTCGATGGCGTACCAGACGCGTGACGTGCTCGAAGTCATGGTCAAGGACAGCGGATTTCCGGTGACGACCCTGCGGGTGGACGGAGGAGCCATCCGGAATCAATTCTTGGCCCAGTTTCAAGCCGATATTGTCGGGTGCCGGGTTGATCGGCCGCGGGTTACGGAAACGACGGCCTTAGGGGCGGCGTTTTTGGCCGGGTTAGCCGTCGGGTTTTGGCCGGATCTATCGACTATCCAACAAACGTGGCAAAAAGACGCCAGCTTTGAGCCCCA contains:
- a CDS encoding monooxygenase FAD-binding protein (COGs: COG3075 Anaerobic glycerol-3-phosphate dehydrogenase~InterPro IPR002938~KEGG: afo:Afer_0881 hypothetical protein~PFAM: Monooxygenase, FAD-binding~SPTR: Putative uncharacterized protein), yielding MRKAVVVGWGPAGYLTALLLAESGVQVTLVGDAVGSWPLWGGAWDFRNRDDQGRWVVRPQVAWQGVGAQHPFARWTPTVWERAWTVFHDVMMRWSIPFEGGGDKNHWTLTALGRPKRCYWVPAWQWITDEWTPLTVVRLPEFLDFPVELWSETYTRQTGQPLDIRELPKPPGWRADWTSLRWARFFDQPDGQGWLEETMSRLGPWRYPAVFPGVLGRDDTMSLIRRLERVTGQPVREIPLGPPALGGIRIERKLKTGLSARGVISISGRVVAYSPAGAVTLADGRVLHGEGVVWATGGILGGGITVQVDGQLLDSATGEVLTEAGRRRWGPYERVAGRQLAGCNPDRHGDGGAVTWASALWTAASFVSKEEAYVAPFGL
- a CDS encoding protein of unknown function DUF224 cysteine-rich region domain protein (PFAM: Cysteine-rich domain~COGs: COG0247 Fe-S oxidoreductase~InterPro IPR001450:IPR004017~KEGG: afo:Afer_0882 protein of unknown function DUF224 cysteine-rich region domain protein~PFAM: Cysteine-rich region, CCG; 4Fe-4S ferredoxin, iron-sulphur binding, subgroup~SPTR: Putative uncharacterized protein) → MWPHLAYDACLKCQICLSACPVYWVEDDFPGPKAAGPDWYRRAEAGDDTPLPHVDDCTFCQLCEEACPADVPIAHLIAEHKARLSKSGRMRMRDFILKRPHWVARYPRLGHIRGAVAEWMGLSRQSRRPRIYRQRTATRSTVRPPVQGRVGLFIDCFNRGYDEVVIARAEALLNLWGYEVIRLPAEFRCCGAAAYAGGDSALARRLGHETALAIESVVRREKPSVLVTLNATCDGTLRDEWPTYYGLSISLPVIPFEEFAWEKAPQEFWAVLRRAAPETSLTHTTCRGQVARGNGLLSALAKRAGWEAVHLPISCCGAAGSYAFKAEHDATAHRLAEAALPAVSRDPSFLMVDSGTCAVHLQQVLGIVARHPAYWLYERYQEGMKENDGTPKALNADHHSGAPSA
- a CDS encoding glycerol-3-phosphate responsive antiterminator, GlpP (PFAM: Glycerol-3-phosphate responsive antiterminator~COGs: COG1954 Glycerol-3-phosphate responsive antiterminator (mRNA-binding)~InterPro IPR006699~KEGG: bts:Btus_2092 glycerol-3-phosphate responsive antiterminator, GlpP~PFAM: Glycerol-3-phosphate responsive antiterminator~SPTR: Glycerol-3-phosphate responsive antiterminator, GlpP); its protein translation is MTEPRRRSMPTIIPALRRLEDIPRLPPGDGLRWVFMLGGTLSTVPEAVRTLHQRGWRVFVHVDMLRGLTADGEGLKFLQQVIRPEGIITTHSQTVTQAKKVGLFTIQRIFLLDSQSVATGVAQVRAAAPDAVETLPGILPGITRDICRQVTCPVIAAGLIQNPEQVENMLAVGAASISTSTPTLWHWQRGG
- a CDS encoding Phosphotransferase system, phosphocarrier protein HPr (PFAM: PTS HPr component phosphorylation site~TIGRFAM: Phosphotransferase System HPr (HPr) Family~COGs: COG1925 Phosphotransferase system HPr-related protein~InterPro IPR005698~KEGG: hmo:HM1_0837 phosphocarrier protein hpr, putative~PFAM: Phosphotransferase system, phosphocarrier HPr protein~SPTR: Phosphocarrier protein hpr, putative;~TIGRFAM: Phosphotransferase system, phosphocarrier HPr protein), with the protein product MTREYEVQDKIGLHARPAAQWVKAVARVKGPVTIRSGETVIDGKSILQVMALGMRPGAVLTVTFPDDLTADMLQEIDDAVKDFLVPKIF
- a CDS encoding MIP family channel protein (PFAM: Major intrinsic protein~TIGRFAM: MIP family channel proteins~COGs: COG0580 Glycerol uptake facilitator and related permease (Major Intrinsic Protein Family)~InterPro IPR012269:IPR000425~KEGG: afo:Afer_0875 MIP family channel protein~PFAM: Major intrinsic protein~SPTR: MIP family channel protein;~TIGRFAM: Aquaporin) — its product is MATRAGKTGWRATTWGELLSEFLGTMVLLAFGDGVVAVAVVGLTMSGRTLVIFQGAGGWLLITWGWAMAVVMGVYVAGGVSGAHLNPAVTLALALKKDFPWRKVLPYWGAQLAGAFVGAAIVYVDYFHAINAWNLAHHVMSRASAGGLTTFSIFATFPAAYFHGQMIWALVDQIIGTFFLVLFVLAIGDSRNLGVQSNLGPFIVGMAVAAIGMSYGVDAGYAINPARDLGPRIFAYLAGWGANAFPGPSGYFWVPIVGPLIGGGVAPFIYRWFIGRTLEERQPAVVSETTTKSQAQ